The DNA segment TCTTGACAAAGAGGAACTTGGCTTTGAAATATAAAGCTTGATTGCAGTCTTAAATCTTGATAACAAATTGTTGGTTTTCCACAGTTGATGCACTGCCAATAGATCTAATAAAAAAGGCCAGATAGTTTTCCATTCATTGTTCACACATCATCATTAATCTGCTAAAATAGCAGAAGATAGTGCAAACAGATTCCATTATAACCTACAGGAAGAACATCCTATAATTTCCTTGATTTCATTTAATTCTCTCTTTTCCATTTATCTACTCATACTCAAGTGGAGAATGATCATTTGCAAGTTGTAACATTAGCATGGAGTTAGGTTGCAAACTCTTAGTACACAATAATAGGTTTCACCACAAGGGATAACAGGCATCTGAGGCCAAATGATCTTTTTTCCCCAAAGGATCTAGCTGCCCCTTGGATTTAGAAatcaaaaaaattaagaaaagaaaccAATCTAAATTTTCAAATATGGCAACATCTTGAACCATCAGAAAATAAAGAAGTTCTCGAATACAGCAATATCTCCTTTGCATGCCAATCAGATTATATATTGGTTTTTAAAGCTCAAAAACATACAAATCCAAGTCCTGAAGCTTAAGCATGAAATGTATAAACTACAACATTAAGCTACAAAAAGTCTTTAACTCCATTATTTGATATCAAATCTAAAACAATGGCAACTTCAGAGATGAAACCTTACCACTATATACTCATTGTTAAATCGATTAGCTCTTTGGCTTGTTGTGGCTTGCTTTTTTATGTTGTTCACATTAACAAGCGTTTCTTCATCAAATTTCCCCCTTTCTTCAATAGATAGTTGATTAAAACGTTTCTCACCATCCTCAATGCTTTGCTTCACATCCGCCtgaaatacaatcacatacataaAGGCATAAAGCATATAAAGGGTGCACTTAAGTCCTAATTTGAACAAACGTATTCCAGCAGCTAGCTGTTGACTTACATATGAATAGCCAGAGATGCAATAATCAGGATGCCGAAGCAAAGCTAGTAATGTCTCTGCAACCAAAACAAATGCAATATGAACTAATATTTGATGGAACAGTATGAGATTTTCTTCACTGCAAAAATATGGTTTTAATAACATGACTACTATCATGCTCTATTGAATTACACTTTAGCCGATCATGTTTTATGCAAAATTGCTATGATGGTAGTATGGTACAATAAAATCATGCagtatctgaaaaaaaaaatttggcagcTGCTTTTAACACAATGTTCATTAAGTGCAATCTTATAATTGGGTTGCTGAGAGGGGAAGAAAAGAATGAAGTCAACTCAGCAAGATACTAATTTCCAACTTATAGTCTTTAGATTACACTGTCCTTGGCTcaggaaaggcttgagaagccttAAGGATTGGCCATTATGCTGGCTACAACTCCAGCTGCATGCTTATAGCAAACATCAGGGAAAAGTTCCAAACACAAATTTAATCTCTCTTGTTCTAAATATattgttaaaagaaaaaaaaaaaagaagatgcaAGCAACCAACTATGCAGCAAAAGGAAACGTGATCCAAAATAATTACAAGTCAAATAAGAACTGTAGAAGTCCAATAAAAGAGGAATATCCAAAAAGTCATTCGAGGAATAGGTCTGATGGTAGCTGTTCATCCCATTTGACAGGACCCCATATAATCAGTCTTTCTTTTAGCTATTGAGTTTTACTTTGATTGATTAACATGTGATGTaaaaaatttccaaagtcatctaATTTAATCTGCTACTAAGATACCTCTAACCTATCAAAAGCATAGCACTCTAGTCTTTGTAAACTATTTTTCTAGCCAGCGCTGCCAACCTCCCCCTCACCCCCCCTTTCCCTTCCCCACCAATTTTATCATTGAATGAATTTCTCAtgttaaaattacaaaaaaaccCAGCCAACTTAAATCACCTAATTATATAAGAAATGAGATACTACTTCCTCACCTGTCAAGTTGTCAGCAGTAAGTTTATATCACCATCAAACACCTCTTAGAGACAACCTAGTGTCACTGAACCAACTTGTCAACAAAAATTCACTATGATCCAAATTACGGACCCTGAATGACTATAATTTTTACTACATTGCCTCCAAGAACTTCTAATAGCCAGGTTGAGCTGATATGGTGTTTTTCCAACTTAAAAAGGATTGATGATGGTTAAAGAAGCATGCTatacaaaaaataaaatagtaTCCTTAGAGGCTTTTAATGCATTATTAATCTATTTTAGTCACTTCTAATATTTCACATTGTCTTTCTAAGTTTCTTTCCAAACTTACTATATGTTTCCCTTAAAAGTTTAAAGACGTATGCCTTCCTCATAGGAAGTTGCTAACATACTCATTATAATAATGGACTTGGATCAGACCATATAAGAGACCAACATTAAAATAACTAGGCATACATGTGCTAAGGGTATAAATATAATATTCTTTCATTGTATTCTTATAATCCATTCATATGCAAAAGACATTCCATATCTGCTGCATATCTTACAGTAAGGTAAAATGGAAGTTTCAATTTCAACCTTTCTAAAGAACAAAATGGAAGAGAGGAAAATAAGAACAAATTAAAATCGAAAAAGACAACATCAAAAAAAAAGGAAGCTATACCTGTCAATACATAGCTCAGACCCTCTGACGAGGATGTATCTGCAATTTCTGCAATTTGATTGAGATCTCTCTGAAGAGACCTGCCCATGCCCAACAACCCAacctaagaaaagaaaataggaatGAAATATATTATTATAGAAGAAGCCTTCCTTAAATGAACAAGAATCaacaaataatagaaaataaacttTCTTGCAATCACAAAACGCATTTTGTATCAACAAGCCACCGCAATTAGGTATGCATCTAGAGCAAAATGAATCTTGTTTTTCACCTCAAATGATAATAAGCCTTTTTCTTAGGGCTAATGATATATTAATGACCTACCTAGATTGCACAATTCTTCATTCCAAGCAGGAATTATTGGTCCTAGTACAAGTGTAGTCATCATGATCAGAATAGTTGTaccaaaataatgaaataaacccAATTAGACTAGCACCTTAACCCTCAAAATCATTAAAGAACGAACTGCCTCACCCAGTCACAAATAAAATAACCGTGCATAATTTGCCATAGACGAATTTGAGTTACAATATACTACTGAAAAAGCAAGATGCAACAATCCCAAACCCAATTTaaccaaaaatttttatttttacgaaccagctgaagccaaatcgacttcctcttaaccaggaagacaaatagagctctatgcaaggattgcaaggtcattccaggagaggctttaacaagtcaacataggttggtggtcttggatgtcaagtttaggaacaattcaagtaaggtcagaagaaatagtgtagctcgaacaaagtggtgggagttcaaaggagtaaagcaagtgaagttaaaaaatgagcttcttgagtccgaagtatggaagctagatatggaggccaatgatatgtggatacagatggcatcaaagattagagaagtagctagaaaagtacttggggagtctaaaggacatggaccaccctcaaaagagagatggtggtggaatgaggaagtacaaaaggcagtgaagagaaaaagggaatggtataagaaattacctaaatgtgataataatgaggcatatgaacagtacaagatagaaaagaaagaggcaaaaaaggcagttagccaagcaagagcacaggcctttgaaaagttatatgagaaacttggaactaaagaaggggagaaagatatttatagattagcaaggagtagagaaaggaaatgtcaagatctcaatcaagttaggtgcattaaggataaagaaggaaaagtgttggtgaaagatgaggacattaaagaaagatggagaaattattttaatgatctctttaataatagtcaaaatggaaatagcgtgaatatagattatagaacaatagaaaagaatgtaaattatactagaaggattagatctttagaagtaaaggaagcacttaagagaatgaaagtaggtaaagcctgtggacccgatgaaataccaattgaagtgtggaagtatttgggagatatgggagtggcatggttaactaaattatttaataagattctaaactcaaagaaaatgcctaatgaatggaggaagagtattttagtacctatttttaaaataaGGAGACATacgagttgctcaaactatagggaattaaacttatgagccatactatgaagttgtgggagagagttgtggagcatcgactacgtcatgatacttctatctctctcaatcaatttggtttcatgctggtcgttcaactatggaagcgatctttctcattagaagcttgatggagaaatatagagatgggaagaaagatctacacatggtttttattgatttggagaaggcttatgatagtgttccaagagaggtcttatggaatacgttagaacaaaagagggtatctattaggtatatacaagtattgaaagatatgtatgaaggagcaactactattttgCGCACAaagggaggggacacaagagattttccgatctcaattggattacaccaaggatcaccataagcccttaccttttacattagttttagatgaaccgagaaacatatacaagagagtattccttggtgcatgatgtttgcggatgatattgttctgatagatgagacacgagaaggagtcaataggaagctagaactttggagaagtactctagagtcaaagggttttaagttaagtagaacgaagacagaatacatgcattgcaagttcagtgaaggccaaactggtgatagggaaggagttagtttgaatggagtggcactgtcccaaagtaatcactttaaatatctaggctcagtccttcaagtagatgggggatgtgaggaggatgttagtcataggattaaagccggatcgttgaagtggagacgtgccacgggagttttatgtgatcgtaagattcccaataaattaaaagaaaaattttaccgtacagccatacgaccggctatgctatatggtagtgagtgttgggcactgaaagagtcctatgcatctaagataagagttgcagagatgagaatgttaaggtggatgagtggccatactagactagataaagttcgtaatgaaagtattagagaaaaggtaggagtggtgccaattgaagataagttgagagaagggagattgaggtggtttggtcatgtgaagcgtagacatacggagactccagttagacaagtagaacaatttttaggataaaagcttagttgagttgagttgtaggtGCCTCAGCACATCGTTAAGCATAGAGCAACCACTACGCATAACTTAATCACTACATAAACCAAACTAATAATCATTGGAACCTTACCGACGAAAACAAATTAATTCAAGCAGCAGCCATTACCTGAAGCTTAAGAACACTAGTTCTAGCTGTATCAGTGAGCACCCCACCCTCACTCCTATCGGAAAGGAACCCTGAAACCAACATGAACGCCGCGAAACCGGCCAATATAAAACATAAACTAGACCCAGCACCCACACCGACTCCGACTGCAGGACCAACGTAAATGCCGCCGCCGCCGCCACCACCACCGAACGGCGATGGCGCGTAGTACGGCACCGAGTATGAAAACCCTGAACTGGACGTATGAGGAACTGAATAGCTTCTAGACGATAATGAAGATGACTGGGAAAAAGACCTCCCACCCATTCTCCCACCGGAGGCAGCAAATGCAGAATTAGGGTTGTACATCAATAAAAGCCCCACTAAAATAGTTGCAATTGCAGGTTTTTTAAGCGCTTCAAGAGATTTTATGATCATATTGTAAATGATCTTAAAGGGGTTGATTGTTACAGATCTAGCAGGGGATTTGGGATTGGAATTCGAACTCGAACTTGAACTTGGATCATTATTAACCGAGTTCGTTAAAAGTTTATCCATGAAAGAGCATTCAACGCTGAATTTAGCAAAGCTCAGCCCTTTAATTGTCAAGTTATCGCCGCATTCAGTAGGTCTGAGAGGGAGGGGATAAGGAATAGACGGAAGAGGACGAGGCGGGGATAACTGGATAGGGAGGCTCTGCCGCCATTTCAATGGGCTCTATTCGAGCAAAGAAGCAGTTGCCATGAAATTAAAGACAGAATACAGGGACCTTGTTAGCGATCTGAGCTGGAGTTTTGGTGCGATTATCCAGAAATTGCGATATATTACACAAGGAGATGATGATGAAATGCGGCTTTTGTGAACAGATCAATGAGCGCGGGTTTTCACATTAAGCAATTGGGCCTATTTGATGGCACGTGACGGAATCCCACCATCACGTGACGTGGATCTATGGGCTGAAACAGCCCATCAAGGCCCAATAAAGGATGAgtgaaaccctaaattaaatgCTATAAAAGCTGGGGTCTTGCGGTCTTGCCCCCCATCACTTTCTCGTTGAGCTTGCTGCTGCCTCTGTTACTTGACCTCTCTGCCTCGAGAAATACCTTCTAGGTTTTAGCTATCTTCTCTCGCTGAAACCATGGCGGACAAGGCGGTTACTATTCGTACCAGGAAGTTCATGACCAACCGGCTCCTATCCAGGAAGCAATTTGTAAGCCTTATTTTTTCCTTTCTCGCATCAAATTTTCAGGccaattttcttcactttcttagtGGCCTAGCGTCCTTTTAGCACAGTTACTCAGTTTTATTGCTCTATTGGGTTATAGGTCCTAAACTAAAAATGAAAGGAGAAATTGATTTTAAGATTTTGTCTTTTATGAATATCAATTATCTTGCATATTTTGCCATTGTTATTGTATTTTTTAGTTTACTCGGTAGAGAAAGATTGCTATTGATGTTAAAGCTCAAATGATTGTTACGTCTTAGGTGGGATTTCAAATGATGATAATGTGTAATTGTGTTAAAATCATTTTATCTGATAATTCACGGGGTTCTAGACTGGTATTTTAATGGGGCTCAGGTCTAATTTTTTTATTCGTATCCCTTTGTTTTGCATTGGATTGTTTAGGTCCAATATTTGCTGCAGGGCCAGTGATGTGAGAAAATATTTGCTACTCTTGATGGGTTTTAAACAACCCACTTGAGGATTCCTATCCACCAAGATCTCTGAGGCAATATTTTATATTCTTCCTCAATTTGTTAATCAGTGACTCGTTTAACTTTTTCTTCTTGGAATTCTTCATTCTTGACGTTTGATCAATTGAACCTTTGATGGCTGCTAGTGACCTAATGctatgtttatttatttatgtatttatttttccTGATGATGATAGTTTAGCGTATGAGAACTCTGTTGCTTACGAGAACTCTGACGCTTATGAGCTTTTGCAGATAGAGGATTATGATGATGTCATATTCTTGTTCACATTTTGCTTTCATCCTGGGTGTGTatgtagattttaattttttttttctattgatTAATGCAGATAATTGATGTTCTTCACCCTGGAAGGCCCAATGTTTCCAAGGTATATATTGATAATTCAGACTTCTCCTTTtgcatttttcatttattttgttaTAGTTATTaatcattagaaacaatttagaaTTTCGTATTTTGGGAATTTGATTTTCCCAACTAGAGTGAAGTGTTAAAGCAACTAAGCCATCACTGGGCGGATAGTTATGCTATATGCCCATGAATGGGGAACTATATCGCTATTTCTGATTTAAATTTCTAAGTAGAGCATCCATTTGTTAATTGACATGTGTTTTTACTTTGACCTGTTCAATAGTTTATTCACCTGGTTTTGTTGTTTTGTTTACATTCTTCCTGTAATGAAGGTGGAACTGAAGGAGAAGCTAGCAAGCTTGTATGAGGTGAAGGATCCCAACACAATTTTTGTGTTTAAGTTCAGGACTCATTTTGGAGGTGGGAAATCCACTGGGTTTGGGCTGATTTATGATTCAGTTGAGAATGCAAAGAAGTATGAGCCCAAGTACAGACTCATCAGGGTAGGTTTTCATATTTAATTCTCTTCAGGATAGAAACTTTCATTATTAGTCTCAGATTTTGTTTGGTTAACTTTCTTTTTTATGCTATTGTATTTTACAATGGCACAAGGTGTGAAAAAGCTATCTAACCCAATCGAtgactaatttattaatattgGCAAGAACTCCAAGGGTCCAAAGTGGCACTATGTGAGAGCTAAATTACCAAGATTTCACTTCTACCTACATTTTTGGTGCCTTGGCCTTTGTTCACCTCACTGCTAAACTAGCTTATTTTGTCTGAAAGCTTTATAGATTATGGAGGTTGACATTATCTGATTCACAGTCATTtgctttttcctttttattttaataaaaatatttaatttttgggTGATAATAGAGCTTATACGTAAATGTGTACAACATTCAAAATAGAAATAATCATTTAATTTGGATTGTGGTTATTAGTGCATTTGATGGGTGTACACTGTTTTGTTGACATTTGGTCTCTTAATAAAATTGTGTTTCTAAGTTCTATAATTTTTCAATATATCTAATTCATTGTTCATCTGACGGTTAAAAGTGACTTGGTAATTGTTCTTGTCCTCGCCTGCTCCTCGTATGCATATTGAATGCATGCTTTCTTATATTTCTTGGGTTGTGATTGGTCTCTAGAATGTTATTTTGTTTGCCTTTCAAGTGTTTCTTCTTTTTGTGCAGAATGGACTTGACACTAAAGTAGAGAAGTCAAGGAAGCAATTGAAGGAGAGAAAGAACAGGGCCAAGAAGATTCGTGGAGTAAAGAAGGTAAGATATTAGATTCATTTGTAATGGTTTCTTGAGGTTGGCCTTACCAGTTCTTAAAATTTCCAATGTTATACAAGTCATTGCTGATCATTGATATTTCTTATGCAGACAAAGGCTAGTGATGCTGCCAAGGGAGGAAAGAAGAAATAAATTTTCAAGGATATGCCCATATCCGCTAattggattttctttaatagttcTCAAGCATTTAGATAATTTTGAATGGAATCTTTTATTGTCATTGTGGatgtttaatttttcattatatgat comes from the Hevea brasiliensis isolate MT/VB/25A 57/8 chromosome 5, ASM3005281v1, whole genome shotgun sequence genome and includes:
- the LOC110656750 gene encoding 40S ribosomal protein S24-1, which translates into the protein MADKAVTIRTRKFMTNRLLSRKQFIIDVLHPGRPNVSKVELKEKLASLYEVKDPNTIFVFKFRTHFGGGKSTGFGLIYDSVENAKKYEPKYRLIRNGLDTKVEKSRKQLKERKNRAKKIRGVKKTKASDAAKGGKKK
- the LOC110656748 gene encoding uncharacterized protein LOC110656748 — encoded protein: MDKLLTNSVNNDPSSSSSSNSNPKSPARSVTINPFKIIYNMIIKSLEALKKPAIATILVGLLLMYNPNSAFAASGGRMGGRSFSQSSSLSSRSYSVPHTSSSGFSYSVPYYAPSPFGGGGGGGGIYVGPAVGVGVGAGSSLCFILAGFAAFMLVSGFLSDRSEGGVLTDTARTSVLKLQVGLLGMGRSLQRDLNQIAEIADTSSSEGLSYVLTETLLALLRHPDYCISGYSYADVKQSIEDGEKRFNQLSIEERGKFDEETLVNVNNIKKQATTSQRANRFNNEYIVITILVAAEGAHKLPTINGSGDLKEALQKLGSIPTSKILAVEVLWTPQNENDTLTEPELLEDYPLLRPL